A stretch of the Oenococcus sp. UCMA 16435 genome encodes the following:
- the rpsD gene encoding 30S ribosomal protein S4, which produces MSRYTGPKWRLSRRLGISLSGSGKELARRPYAPGDHGNTGRRPKLSEYATQLREKQKLRFTYGLSERQFHNLFLKAGKIRKGLHGTNFFILLETRLDSVVFRLGLATTRPQARQLVNHGHILVDGKRVTIPSYEVKPGQVISVRDRSKKIVPILNSVEASLNNTPFVEFDADKLEGKLTRYPEREELGADINESLIVEYYNRLG; this is translated from the coding sequence ATGTCACGTTATACCGGACCAAAATGGCGTTTAAGCCGTCGCCTCGGTATTTCTCTTTCTGGAAGCGGCAAGGAATTAGCAAGACGCCCTTACGCTCCCGGAGATCATGGAAATACTGGACGCCGTCCAAAATTATCAGAATATGCCACGCAGCTGCGTGAGAAGCAAAAGCTTCGTTTTACTTATGGATTGTCTGAACGTCAATTCCATAATTTATTCTTAAAAGCCGGCAAAATCCGCAAAGGCTTGCACGGTACTAACTTCTTTATTTTACTTGAGACTCGTCTTGATTCAGTTGTTTTCCGTCTTGGACTAGCAACTACTCGTCCCCAGGCACGTCAATTAGTAAACCATGGACACATTCTTGTTGATGGAAAGCGAGTAACAATTCCTTCCTATGAAGTAAAGCCTGGACAAGTTATTTCTGTTCGCGACCGTTCGAAGAAGATTGTTCCAATTCTTAATTCCGTTGAGGCTTCATTGAATAACACTCCCTTTGTTGAATTCGATGCAGACAAACTCGAAGGTAAGTTAACTCGTTATCCAGAACGTGAAGAACTTGGTGCTGATATTAACGAATCGCTAATCGTTGAATATTACAACCGTCTTGGTTAA
- a CDS encoding nicotinamide mononucleotide transporter has protein sequence MEQQHTFKDLFKPSWYVHQMSGWSTSSYILLLFGYLFIAWQTFNAPLNAIAIWTFVAAILGFTTTLAITNTRPLNGVFGLISALIYIVVAVHAKNPSDAILQGVYIVLLDIPVLISPNWAIDVEKKVRKISEVGARKEKHDSSYWYKMFSAVFFIAWIVLYFFEIYITKTPRPIIDSFTAAIGITGALLTTLRFSESYYFWILQGLAQVALWGVTAAQGDASLVLFFTYMLYLANDAVALLDKKIAWFHHTINTTN, from the coding sequence ATGGAGCAACAACACACTTTTAAAGACTTATTCAAACCATCTTGGTACGTTCACCAAATGTCTGGCTGGTCAACATCATCATACATACTTTTGCTATTTGGCTATCTTTTTATTGCATGGCAGACATTTAACGCACCATTGAACGCAATTGCAATTTGGACTTTTGTAGCTGCTATTTTAGGTTTTACGACTACACTTGCAATTACTAATACACGTCCCTTAAACGGGGTTTTTGGATTAATTTCTGCGCTAATTTATATTGTAGTTGCAGTTCACGCCAAGAACCCTTCTGATGCGATCTTGCAGGGAGTATATATTGTTTTATTGGATATACCTGTTTTAATTTCACCGAATTGGGCGATTGATGTTGAAAAAAAGGTACGTAAGATTTCTGAAGTCGGAGCTCGTAAAGAGAAACATGATTCATCTTATTGGTACAAAATGTTTTCAGCTGTTTTCTTTATTGCTTGGATCGTTTTATATTTCTTTGAAATTTATATTACTAAGACGCCCCGTCCAATTATCGATTCATTCACGGCGGCAATTGGAATAACCGGAGCACTCTTGACTACTTTGCGTTTTTCGGAATCCTATTACTTTTGGATCCTGCAAGGACTGGCTCAAGTAGCATTGTGGGGAGTTACTGCTGCTCAAGGTGATGCCTCATTAGTTTTGTTCTTCACTTATATGCTTTATTTGGCCAATGATGCAGTTGCGTTGCTGGATAAAAAAATTGCTTGGTTTCACCATACAATTAATACAACGAATTGA